A region of Vitis vinifera cultivar Pinot Noir 40024 chromosome 13, ASM3070453v1 DNA encodes the following proteins:
- the LOC100266044 gene encoding uncharacterized protein LOC100266044: MLTSMAVVPAVSTKMKLWGMCALFLIFLWLSASMTVGFPIIPHKVRCRSVKYSPCYLIWHFCPIQCPTSCLVDCIICKPVCSCNLPGAICEDPRFVGGDGITFYFHGRKDQDFCIVSDTNLHINAHFIGKRNPNLKRDFTWVQSIGIMFGCHKLLVAAKTTSTWDDNVDRLALSFDDIPIDLPNKEGSKWQTPIAPLVSITRTGDTNRVVVEVEQNFRVSAVVVPITAEESRVHSYNITDEDCFAHLEIGFKFYKLTDAVDGVLGQTYRRNYVSKAKMGVPMPVLGGLHKFSSSNIFATDCPASQFGNHALPENRTGEYPSLHCSSGLKGTGVVCKK; this comes from the exons ATGCTTACCAGTATGGCTGTGGTTCCAGCAGTGTCCACCAAGATGAAGTTGTGGGGCATGTGCGCCCTCTTCCTCATCTTCCTGTGGCTATCGGCCTCTATGACAGTAGGCTTTCCCATCATCCCACACAAGGTGAGATGCCGGTCGGTCAAGTATAGTCCGTGCTACCTGATTTGGCACTTCTGCCCCATCCAGTGCCCCACAAGTTGTTTGGTTGACTGTATCATCTGCAAACCTGTTTGCA GTTGCAATCTTCCTGGGGCAATTTGTGAGGACCCTAGGTTTGTAGGTGGAGATGGCATTACTTTCTATTTCCATGGCCGAAAAGATCAAGACTTTTGCATAGTTTCAGATACCAATCTCCATATCAATGCTCACTTTATTGGCAAGAGAAACCCTAATCTCAAAAGAGACTTCACCTGGGTACAGTCCATTGGAATAATGTTTGGCTGCCACAAACTTCTTGTTGCTGCTAAAACAACGTCAACATGGGATGACAATGTGGACCGCCTTGCTCTATCCTTCGATGACATACCAATCGACCTCCCCAACAAGGAAGGATCCAAGTGGCAGACCCCAATTGCACCACTTGTCTCCATAACGCGCACTGGTGACACCAACAGGGTTGTCGTTGAAGTCGAACAAAACTTCAGGGTTAGTGCAGTGGTCGTTCCAATCACAGCCGAGGAGTCTAGAGTACATAGCTACAATATAACTGATGAGGATTGCTTTGCCCACTTGGAAATTGGGTTCAAGTTCTATAAGCTTACAGATGCAGTGGATGGAGTGCTAGGGCAGACATATAGGAGGAACTATGTAAGCAAGGCAAAGATGGGGGTGCCAATGCCAGTATTAGGCGGTCTTCATAAGTTTTCATCTTCAAATATCTTTGCCACTGACTGCCCAGCATCTCAGTTTGGGAACCATGCCTTGCCAGAAAACAGGACTGGAGAGTATCCAAGCTTGCATTGCAGCAGTGGGCTAAAAGGGACTGGCGTAGTTTGCAAGAAATAG